One region of Alcanivorax sediminis genomic DNA includes:
- a CDS encoding efflux RND transporter periplasmic adaptor subunit, with product MKTQITFKKAPLAIALLATLSFPVWAEDDHGHDHDAAPSKSESHTQENHDDHDAHDNHGDNASRHDHQDEHGEPEESGVTLTPEQQAMLNLQVITLQPQQNATQTLTVPAEITSNQYRTWVVPVRIDSQVQARSASLGQHMKKGEPIATLFSPAMAELQSELQVAADAWRRVNNLGRRTVGNQRYLDAQSQYQSLRARAKGYGLDDAAIRAIESGKSEKGIYTLTAPDDGLVLEDAFQQGQWLTAGSELVTLVDESELWAEAALPPSPGLHIPTGTTARVLIGDTVVEGEVIQSGHRLNPVTRTLSVRVAVPNAGHLLHPGMFADVALSLSAPENALTVPEEALTRGSDGGWQLFVEEASGYYQPMEIELSGQLGGQRIVTGIEPGKRVVTRGAFFLASEMAKSGFDIHNH from the coding sequence ATGAAAACCCAAATAACGTTCAAGAAAGCGCCACTGGCGATCGCTCTGCTGGCCACCCTGTCTTTCCCTGTATGGGCAGAAGACGATCACGGCCATGACCATGATGCTGCGCCGTCGAAAAGTGAATCCCATACGCAGGAAAACCATGATGATCATGACGCCCACGATAATCATGGCGACAACGCCTCCAGGCATGATCATCAGGACGAACACGGCGAGCCAGAAGAGTCAGGCGTCACCCTCACGCCCGAACAGCAAGCCATGCTCAACCTGCAAGTCATTACGCTTCAGCCGCAACAGAACGCCACCCAAACTCTCACCGTCCCGGCGGAAATCACCAGCAACCAGTACCGCACCTGGGTAGTGCCGGTGCGCATCGATTCCCAGGTGCAAGCGCGCAGTGCGTCACTGGGTCAGCACATGAAAAAAGGCGAGCCCATTGCCACCCTGTTCAGTCCGGCCATGGCGGAGCTGCAAAGTGAACTGCAGGTAGCTGCGGATGCCTGGCGGCGGGTGAACAATCTGGGCCGACGCACCGTGGGCAACCAGCGCTATCTGGATGCACAAAGCCAGTACCAGTCCCTGCGGGCTCGCGCCAAGGGCTATGGGCTGGATGACGCCGCCATCCGCGCTATTGAAAGTGGCAAAAGCGAAAAGGGCATCTACACCCTCACCGCCCCGGATGACGGGCTGGTGCTGGAAGATGCCTTCCAGCAAGGCCAGTGGCTCACCGCCGGTAGCGAACTGGTCACCCTGGTGGATGAATCTGAACTCTGGGCCGAAGCGGCACTGCCGCCCAGCCCCGGCCTGCACATTCCCACCGGCACGACTGCGCGCGTGCTGATCGGGGATACGGTTGTCGAAGGCGAAGTGATCCAGTCCGGCCACCGCCTCAACCCGGTAACGCGAACCTTGTCGGTACGTGTGGCGGTGCCCAACGCCGGGCACCTGTTGCACCCCGGCATGTTTGCCGATGTGGCGTTGTCACTGTCAGCACCGGAGAACGCGCTCACTGTACCGGAAGAGGCGCTCACCCGTGGCTCCGATGGGGGTTGGCAATTGTTTGTGGAAGAAGCGTCCGGCTATTACCAGCCGATGGAAATCGAACTCAGCGGCCAACTTGGAGGGCAACGCATCGTCACCGGCATCGAACCGGGTAAACGCGTCGTCACGCGCGGCGCGTTCTTCCTGGCCAGCGAAATGGCCAAGTCCGGTTTCGATATCCACAATCACTAA
- a CDS encoding SIR2 family NAD-dependent protein deacylase, with translation MQELAAAIRSKKAVLFAGAGLSMNLGLPSFRSLIDKLASELGFDAEVFQSCGDYLALAEFYYQKKGSLGPLRSWMDTTWHSNDVKLEESIIHKIIVELDFPAIYTTNYDRWIEKSFELWGKSYCKVASVADLAAAHDSLPQIVKFHGDFDNDESIVLTESSYFDRLDFESPLDIKLRSDVLGKTVLFLGYSLSDINIRYLLHKLQKQWSQSANGKGRPKSYIFLTRPNVVQEELLRARGVTPIVAESDDPKEATLSFLRELLHEAYGKTVAL, from the coding sequence ATGCAGGAATTAGCGGCTGCTATCAGATCAAAGAAAGCCGTTTTGTTTGCGGGTGCCGGCCTTTCGATGAATCTTGGTTTGCCTTCATTTAGAAGTCTGATCGACAAACTTGCTAGTGAACTGGGGTTCGATGCTGAAGTTTTTCAGAGTTGTGGAGATTATCTGGCATTAGCTGAATTCTACTATCAGAAGAAGGGAAGCTTGGGGCCGCTAAGAAGTTGGATGGATACCACTTGGCACTCAAATGATGTAAAGCTCGAAGAATCTATAATACACAAGATCATTGTCGAGCTGGATTTTCCAGCGATTTATACAACGAACTATGACCGCTGGATTGAGAAGTCATTTGAGTTGTGGGGTAAAAGCTATTGCAAGGTTGCAAGCGTTGCTGATCTCGCTGCAGCACATGATTCCTTGCCACAGATAGTGAAGTTTCATGGCGATTTCGACAATGACGAATCTATCGTACTGACTGAATCTAGTTACTTTGACCGACTAGATTTTGAATCGCCTTTGGACATTAAGCTACGCAGCGACGTACTTGGGAAAACAGTGTTATTTCTCGGATACAGTCTATCTGACATAAACATCAGGTACTTATTGCATAAGCTGCAAAAGCAGTGGTCACAATCAGCAAATGGTAAAGGTCGTCCGAAATCTTACATTTTTCTCACAAGGCCAAATGTCGTCCAGGAAGAGTTGTTGAGGGCGAGGGGGGTCACTCCTATTGTTGCGGAATCGGACGATCCCAAAGAGGCAACTTTATCGTTTCTCCGGGAGTTGTTGCATGAGGCGTACGGAAAAACTGTCGCGCTTTAA
- a CDS encoding efflux RND transporter permease subunit, with amino-acid sequence MFNRIVDWAVTNRLIVLLLLVIIVGVIGWQLPNLKLDAFPDVTNVQVQVNTEAEGLAAEEVEQLITYPIEAVMYALPQVAEVRSISKTGLSIVTVVFEDGTDIYFARQLVFERLQAAREDIPGGVGTPEMGPNTSGLGQVYQYLLTAKPGANIDAMQLRSLNDWVVKLLLMPVGGVTDVLSYGGEVRQYQVNVKPTRLLAYDLTLQQVMEAIAANNRNAGGWYLDRGAEQLVIRGMGWVGSGEQGLQDIAAIPLREVDGTQVRVSDVAKVEFGGEIRQGALTMTRRDAHGEPEALGEVVAGIVLKRMGANTKATIDGIKAREARIQQALPEGVEFQVFYDQADLVEKAVSTVVTALLLAFVFIVIVLALFLMNLRATVLVLLSIPLSIGLALLAMASFDMSANLMSLGGLAVAIGMLVDGSVVMVENIFKHLSRVEGSRDAQGGIALRVKDAGQEVARPVFFAASIILVVFLPLFAFEGVEAKMFVPMAISIMLAMAAAVLVALIVVPALAGFLFRHGVEEKPNKLMQWLEAHYRKLLAKAMQARKAVIGGAVGLFALALATTPFIGTEFVPVLEEGTLALRVTLAPSSSLDTALEVGEKLEQEIMTFPEVTYALSRVGRAEIGGDPEPVSNVEIYIGLKPVDEWESASTRLELQEKIQQKLAVHPGLLLNFSQPIAMRVDELLSGVKAQLAIKLFGPDLSVLQEKGEAITQAVKEVDGATDVQLEQIAGEAQLVVTPDRNALSRYGLSVNQVMDLVSSGLGGGSAGQVINGNERYDIYVRLEQSARNNAEAIRNLRLKAADGAWVRLMDVADVNLVSGPPQISRDDVQRRVVIQANVAGRDMGSVVADIQQAINSEVDLPTGYSVDIGGQYENQQRAQQRLAMVVPVAVGLIGLLLYFAFGSVAQAALILVNVPLALIGGILALAISGQYLSVPSSVGFITLFGVAVLNGVVMVEAINHRLRDGEALETAIFEGAVSRLRPVLMTALTSMLGLIPMLLATGVGSEVQRPLAVVIVGGLVSATALTLLVLPSLYGVFDARRRTSAQ; translated from the coding sequence ATGTTTAATCGTATTGTCGATTGGGCGGTGACCAACCGTCTGATTGTGTTGTTGCTGCTGGTGATCATCGTGGGAGTGATCGGCTGGCAATTGCCCAACCTGAAACTGGATGCCTTCCCGGACGTGACCAACGTTCAGGTGCAAGTGAATACCGAAGCGGAAGGCCTGGCCGCCGAAGAAGTGGAGCAGCTGATCACCTATCCCATCGAGGCAGTGATGTACGCGCTGCCCCAGGTGGCCGAAGTCCGTTCCATTTCCAAGACTGGCTTGTCCATCGTCACCGTGGTGTTCGAAGACGGTACCGATATCTACTTCGCCCGCCAGCTGGTGTTCGAACGGCTTCAGGCGGCGCGGGAAGATATTCCCGGGGGTGTCGGCACCCCGGAAATGGGCCCCAACACCTCCGGGCTCGGGCAGGTCTATCAATACCTGCTCACCGCCAAACCCGGCGCCAATATCGATGCCATGCAACTGCGCAGCCTCAACGACTGGGTAGTAAAGCTGCTGCTCATGCCCGTGGGCGGCGTCACCGATGTGCTCAGCTATGGCGGTGAGGTGCGCCAGTATCAGGTCAACGTGAAGCCTACCCGTTTGCTGGCCTACGACCTGACCCTGCAACAGGTCATGGAGGCCATCGCTGCCAACAACCGCAACGCCGGTGGCTGGTATCTGGATCGCGGTGCCGAGCAACTGGTGATTCGTGGCATGGGCTGGGTGGGCAGCGGTGAGCAGGGCCTGCAAGACATCGCCGCCATTCCCCTGCGGGAAGTGGATGGCACCCAGGTACGCGTCAGCGATGTGGCCAAGGTAGAGTTCGGCGGTGAGATCCGCCAGGGCGCGCTCACCATGACCCGCCGCGATGCCCATGGCGAACCGGAAGCGTTGGGCGAAGTGGTGGCGGGCATCGTGCTCAAGCGCATGGGCGCCAACACCAAGGCCACCATTGATGGCATCAAGGCACGGGAAGCGCGCATCCAGCAGGCCCTGCCCGAGGGTGTGGAATTCCAGGTGTTCTACGATCAGGCGGATCTGGTGGAAAAAGCCGTCAGCACCGTGGTCACCGCCTTGCTGCTGGCGTTCGTGTTTATCGTCATCGTGCTGGCCTTGTTCCTTATGAATCTGCGGGCCACTGTGCTGGTGCTGCTGTCCATTCCCCTCTCCATTGGCCTCGCCCTGCTGGCCATGGCCAGCTTCGACATGTCCGCGAACCTTATGTCTCTGGGCGGCCTGGCCGTGGCCATCGGCATGCTGGTGGATGGCTCGGTGGTGATGGTGGAAAACATCTTCAAGCACCTGAGCCGTGTGGAAGGCAGTCGCGATGCCCAGGGCGGTATCGCCCTGCGGGTGAAAGACGCTGGCCAGGAAGTGGCGCGGCCGGTGTTCTTCGCGGCCAGCATTATCCTGGTGGTGTTTCTGCCCCTGTTTGCCTTCGAAGGGGTAGAGGCCAAGATGTTCGTGCCCATGGCCATCAGCATCATGCTCGCCATGGCCGCCGCCGTTCTGGTGGCGCTGATCGTGGTGCCCGCCTTGGCCGGTTTTCTGTTCCGTCACGGCGTGGAAGAAAAGCCCAACAAACTCATGCAGTGGCTGGAAGCCCACTATCGAAAGCTGTTGGCCAAAGCCATGCAGGCCCGCAAGGCCGTTATCGGTGGCGCGGTGGGTCTGTTCGCCTTGGCGCTGGCCACCACGCCCTTTATCGGCACCGAATTCGTGCCGGTACTGGAAGAAGGCACCCTGGCCCTGCGCGTCACCCTGGCGCCGTCTTCCAGTCTCGATACCGCATTGGAAGTGGGTGAAAAACTGGAGCAGGAAATCATGACCTTCCCGGAAGTCACCTACGCGCTTAGCCGGGTAGGGCGAGCGGAAATCGGTGGCGATCCGGAGCCGGTGAGTAACGTGGAAATTTACATCGGCCTCAAACCGGTCGATGAATGGGAAAGCGCCAGCACACGTCTTGAGCTACAGGAAAAAATCCAGCAGAAACTGGCGGTCCACCCCGGCCTGCTGCTCAACTTTTCCCAGCCCATCGCCATGCGCGTGGACGAACTGCTCTCCGGCGTGAAGGCGCAACTGGCCATCAAATTGTTCGGTCCGGATCTCTCTGTGCTGCAGGAAAAAGGCGAAGCGATTACCCAGGCGGTGAAGGAAGTCGACGGCGCCACCGACGTGCAACTGGAACAGATCGCCGGGGAAGCCCAGCTGGTGGTCACCCCGGACCGAAACGCTCTCAGCCGCTACGGCCTTAGCGTCAATCAAGTCATGGATCTGGTCAGCAGCGGTCTGGGCGGCGGCAGCGCCGGGCAGGTGATCAACGGCAACGAACGCTACGACATTTATGTGCGGCTGGAACAGAGCGCCCGCAACAATGCGGAAGCCATTCGCAACCTGCGCTTAAAGGCGGCGGACGGTGCTTGGGTGCGGCTCATGGATGTAGCGGACGTAAACTTGGTGTCCGGCCCACCCCAGATCAGCCGCGACGACGTACAACGCCGGGTGGTCATCCAGGCCAACGTAGCCGGACGTGACATGGGCTCGGTAGTGGCGGACATCCAGCAAGCCATCAACAGCGAAGTGGACCTACCCACCGGCTACAGCGTCGACATCGGCGGCCAATACGAAAACCAGCAGCGCGCCCAGCAACGCCTGGCCATGGTGGTGCCCGTGGCCGTCGGCCTGATCGGCCTGTTGCTCTACTTCGCCTTCGGCTCCGTGGCCCAGGCCGCGCTGATTTTGGTCAACGTGCCACTGGCACTCATCGGCGGCATCCTCGCACTAGCCATCAGCGGCCAGTATTTGTCCGTGCCCAGCTCCGTGGGCTTTATCACCCTGTTCGGGGTGGCGGTACTCAATGGCGTAGTCATGGTGGAAGCCATTAATCATCGCTTGCGCGATGGAGAGGCATTAGAGACAGCCATCTTCGAAGGCGCCGTCTCACGCCTGCGTCCGGTACTGATGACCGCACTCACCTCCATGCTGGGGCTGATTCCCATGTTGTTGGCGACCGGTGTGGGTAGCGAAGTGCAGAGGCCGTTGGCGGTGGTGATTGTGGGCGGGTTGGTGTCGGCTACGGCGTTGACGTTGTTGGTGTTGCCGAGTCTTTATGGGGTGTTTGACGCACGGCGCAGGACCTCAGCTCAATAG
- a CDS encoding restriction endonuclease → MWRFSGNIGYSCGECQSSGVISIDDFDIECVGGGERQMGPELCYELAYEFSCPDCDNEISLKFYVYEYPVNCLNFIDNQSSGAETSGAPDFEYLPELYSAEDILHLYSSIKELVMTLRDNPYLLRDISHREFEEVVAELFRAKGYQVDLTKRTRDGGKDIIAIHTDHFGIKSKYFIECKHYAESNKIGVDVVRTLHGVKNTKDGPNKTIVATTSTFTEDARKFVDSEMSSKWDMSLADHDEIVRWLQSYR, encoded by the coding sequence GTGTGGAGGTTTTCTGGGAACATCGGTTACTCATGTGGGGAGTGCCAGTCTTCTGGAGTAATATCGATTGACGACTTCGATATAGAGTGTGTCGGAGGTGGTGAGCGTCAGATGGGGCCGGAGCTTTGTTATGAGCTAGCCTACGAGTTCAGCTGTCCTGATTGCGATAACGAGATCAGCCTCAAATTCTATGTTTATGAGTACCCTGTCAACTGTCTGAACTTTATTGATAATCAGTCGTCAGGTGCAGAAACTAGTGGAGCGCCGGATTTTGAGTATCTCCCGGAGCTGTACTCAGCTGAAGACATTCTTCATTTATACAGCTCCATTAAGGAGCTGGTCATGACTCTTCGTGACAACCCGTATCTTCTGAGAGATATTTCTCACAGAGAATTTGAGGAAGTTGTTGCGGAACTCTTCAGGGCAAAGGGTTATCAGGTCGATCTAACAAAAAGAACAAGAGACGGCGGCAAGGATATTATAGCCATTCACACCGATCACTTCGGAATAAAGAGCAAATATTTCATCGAATGCAAGCATTACGCTGAAAGCAACAAGATAGGAGTTGATGTTGTTAGAACATTGCATGGAGTGAAAAACACTAAAGACGGACCTAATAAGACGATTGTGGCCACAACATCCACTTTTACTGAAGACGCTAGGAAATTTGTTGATTCGGAAATGTCAAGTAAATGGGATATGTCGCTGGCCGATCATGATGAAATTGTTCGCTGGTTGCAAAGTTATCGCTAA
- a CDS encoding non-canonical purine NTP pyrophosphatase yields MLRSALGIKHSPQTIEQIMLEIRFLSQNQFKVAEAKAILKGAGVSVVPISSKVEELQTEDSKRLVKDKAIKAFRQVGRPLFVEHTGLYIDYMNGLPGGLTQIFWDNLQAEKFCEIFGVDSKNTLEAKTVIGFIDGQQFFLFEGSIRGTVPPEPRGDRSFQWDCVFVPDGYSSTFAEMGEQKHDISMRRRALDKFSEFLKKRGMV; encoded by the coding sequence ATGCTGCGCTCTGCTTTGGGCATTAAGCACTCCCCACAGACAATAGAGCAAATCATGCTTGAGATTCGCTTCCTCTCACAGAATCAATTCAAAGTCGCCGAGGCTAAAGCAATCCTCAAAGGTGCTGGAGTATCCGTTGTTCCGATATCTAGTAAGGTTGAAGAATTGCAGACTGAAGACTCCAAGCGTTTGGTCAAGGACAAGGCGATTAAGGCCTTCAGGCAAGTTGGTCGCCCGCTGTTTGTCGAGCACACGGGTCTATACATCGATTATATGAATGGCTTGCCAGGTGGTTTGACTCAAATTTTCTGGGATAACCTCCAGGCGGAAAAATTCTGTGAAATATTTGGAGTGGACTCAAAAAACACGCTTGAAGCCAAAACGGTTATTGGGTTTATTGACGGCCAACAGTTTTTTTTATTTGAAGGCTCGATTCGAGGTACTGTTCCTCCTGAACCACGTGGTGATAGATCGTTTCAGTGGGATTGTGTGTTTGTTCCAGATGGCTATTCATCGACCTTCGCGGAAATGGGCGAGCAGAAGCACGACATATCAATGAGAAGGCGGGCATTGGACAAATTTTCTGAGTTTTTGAAAAAACGAGGTATGGTTTAG
- a CDS encoding TolC family protein, with translation MGSRYRVRASVMLAVLCGWPLAASAAANMDPAAPSEWAQWVRQQVQRLPASRAINAEQEKWLAETRSAGQPLYNPNLNLTYEDSAEVTKTVGLSQTLDWSGKARASRNESTLRLTLAELRGQKARVDLLAQSLQALIAWDAAQARLQAAREQEQQLSELAALIRRRQQAGDVGQVDASLTLLSVGQAQQSLAAAEALATHAQTRLREVMAIPTPAYTLPQQDLVSADAVAGNPQTRLQANYDVQLAELQLALAEQGVTLADKQRNADPSLGLYVGKEGDDNLWGVDLSLPLKFFNTDKPAYQQAMADSDARRALLEKTRNDIRARLDGARDNLTQQQRRWQHWQQLTQPSLDSSDALLKRVWQQGELTTQNYLQALNQSLEARLAGIALREALQQAWIEWLQQSAQLDEWLNALANP, from the coding sequence ATGGGAAGCCGATATCGTGTGCGTGCCAGCGTCATGCTGGCCGTGCTGTGTGGCTGGCCACTGGCCGCCAGCGCTGCTGCCAATATGGATCCGGCAGCACCATCAGAATGGGCGCAATGGGTGCGCCAGCAAGTCCAGCGTTTGCCGGCCAGCCGAGCCATCAATGCAGAGCAGGAAAAATGGTTGGCAGAGACCCGCAGCGCCGGGCAGCCGCTGTATAACCCCAATCTGAACCTTACCTATGAAGACAGCGCCGAGGTCACGAAAACCGTCGGCCTCAGCCAGACCCTGGACTGGTCCGGCAAGGCACGGGCCAGCCGTAATGAGAGTACGCTGCGCCTCACGCTGGCAGAGCTGCGTGGGCAAAAGGCCCGCGTCGATTTGTTGGCGCAATCCCTTCAGGCGTTGATTGCCTGGGATGCTGCCCAGGCGCGGCTGCAGGCTGCCCGTGAGCAGGAGCAGCAGCTCAGCGAGCTGGCCGCGTTGATACGCCGTCGCCAACAGGCCGGTGATGTGGGGCAGGTGGATGCCAGCCTCACCTTGCTATCGGTGGGGCAGGCTCAGCAATCGTTGGCCGCAGCAGAAGCTCTTGCTACCCATGCGCAAACCCGCCTGCGTGAAGTGATGGCGATACCAACTCCGGCCTATACGCTTCCACAGCAAGACCTTGTCTCTGCTGACGCCGTGGCGGGCAATCCGCAGACACGCCTGCAGGCTAACTACGATGTGCAGCTGGCGGAGCTGCAGCTGGCTTTGGCCGAGCAGGGCGTCACCCTCGCCGACAAGCAGCGCAACGCGGATCCTTCCCTTGGGCTGTATGTGGGCAAGGAAGGCGACGACAACCTGTGGGGGGTGGATCTCAGCTTGCCGCTGAAATTCTTCAATACCGACAAGCCTGCCTACCAGCAGGCCATGGCCGACAGTGATGCCCGGCGAGCCCTGCTGGAGAAAACCCGTAACGACATTCGCGCCCGTCTTGACGGCGCCCGCGACAACCTGACGCAGCAACAGCGTCGCTGGCAACACTGGCAGCAACTGACGCAGCCCTCGCTGGACAGCAGTGATGCCCTGCTCAAGCGCGTCTGGCAGCAGGGCGAACTCACCACCCAGAACTACCTGCAGGCCCTCAACCAAAGTCTGGAAGCTCGCCTCGCGGGCATCGCCCTGCGCGAAGCCCTGCAACAAGCGTGGATCGAGTGGCTCCAGCAAAGCGCCCAGCTGGATGAGTGGCTGAACGCCCTGGCAAACCCCTGA
- a CDS encoding 5'-nucleotidase: MPYPIERKLVVAVSSSALFDLSESHSVFIEKGPKAYKKFQEENLNKVLEKGVAFPFIKRFLKINHRFPEKLPVEVVLLSRNSAATGKRVFRSIKHYELDISRAAFMEGKSPFEYIPAFNASLFLSANEEDVQNAIDAGYPGGVVLPSKTVSDDDNDELRIAFDFDGVIADDEAEAIFKGGDLPEFHAYEVANSETPHKPGPLADLFKKLSFLQKLEDREIEKDRNYKRALTTAIVTARNAPAHERVITTLEDWGVSANEMFFLGGMEKDRILSKLKPHMFFDDQRSHLESKAGDIPMVHIPFGIANV, from the coding sequence ATGCCATATCCAATTGAAAGAAAGCTAGTTGTAGCGGTTTCATCGAGCGCTCTATTTGATTTGTCTGAGTCGCATTCGGTTTTTATTGAAAAAGGGCCGAAAGCCTACAAAAAATTCCAAGAAGAAAATTTAAACAAGGTTCTTGAGAAAGGCGTCGCGTTCCCTTTTATTAAGCGATTTTTAAAAATCAATCATAGATTTCCTGAGAAGCTGCCAGTAGAGGTTGTTTTATTGTCAAGAAATTCAGCTGCGACAGGAAAACGAGTTTTTAGATCAATAAAACATTATGAGCTTGATATATCTCGTGCAGCCTTCATGGAAGGGAAGTCGCCTTTTGAATATATTCCTGCTTTCAACGCATCTCTCTTTCTTTCTGCAAATGAGGAAGACGTGCAAAATGCAATAGATGCCGGATATCCTGGAGGAGTGGTTTTACCCAGCAAAACAGTGAGTGATGACGATAATGACGAACTAAGGATTGCATTTGACTTTGACGGTGTTATTGCTGATGACGAAGCAGAGGCAATATTCAAGGGAGGGGACCTTCCAGAGTTTCACGCATACGAGGTCGCAAATTCTGAAACACCTCACAAGCCTGGGCCGCTGGCAGATCTTTTCAAAAAACTATCATTCCTTCAAAAGCTAGAAGATCGTGAAATTGAAAAAGATAGAAATTATAAAAGAGCACTAACTACTGCTATCGTAACCGCTAGAAATGCACCAGCTCATGAGCGCGTCATTACAACCCTGGAAGACTGGGGTGTAAGCGCCAATGAGATGTTTTTTCTCGGTGGGATGGAGAAAGATAGGATCTTGTCAAAGTTAAAGCCGCACATGTTCTTTGATGACCAAAGAAGTCATTTAGAATCAAAGGCCGGTGATATACCAATGGTACATATACCGTTTGGTATTGCGAATGTATAA